One stretch of Fictibacillus sp. b24 DNA includes these proteins:
- a CDS encoding PP2C family protein-serine/threonine phosphatase, protein MTAKDALTERYQDLLSVYLKAKTETTLYKAQQFSRKLLEQQISPEDLVSLHIQVMDELFPDMSEEMRDSFDFLLESMIGYGFAYREHQSLRDKQQQLESEIEVAASMQQTLLLSDVPEFDELDIGVVSVPAKKMNGDYYNFVKSGNSLSVAVADIIGKGIPAALCMSMIKYAMDSLPEEQMKPHLLLENLNRVVEQNVHSNMFITMFHGVYEPESHKFYYAGAGHEPGFIYNAKEDKFHDLIAKGLVLGVSRTTTYHPYEKEIEVGDMVILLSDGVTECRTSKGFIEREEIVSLIRKYMDLPSQKIVENVFQELDRLQGFELRDDFTLIILKRLV, encoded by the coding sequence TTGACTGCAAAGGACGCACTAACTGAACGTTACCAAGATTTATTATCAGTCTATCTAAAAGCCAAAACCGAGACGACACTCTATAAAGCCCAGCAATTTAGCAGGAAACTGCTGGAGCAGCAGATATCACCCGAGGATTTAGTGAGCTTACACATTCAAGTAATGGACGAGCTTTTCCCGGATATGTCGGAAGAGATGAGAGACTCTTTTGACTTTCTGCTTGAATCTATGATTGGCTATGGCTTCGCTTACCGCGAACATCAAAGTTTGCGGGATAAACAGCAACAGTTGGAATCTGAAATTGAAGTTGCCGCAAGCATGCAGCAAACATTGCTGCTTAGCGATGTACCTGAATTTGACGAGTTGGACATTGGGGTTGTAAGTGTTCCGGCTAAAAAAATGAATGGTGATTATTATAATTTTGTTAAAAGCGGCAACAGTCTCAGTGTCGCTGTAGCTGACATCATTGGCAAAGGCATACCCGCTGCACTCTGTATGTCTATGATTAAATACGCGATGGACAGCTTGCCTGAAGAACAGATGAAACCTCATCTTCTGCTGGAAAATTTAAACCGTGTTGTTGAACAAAATGTTCATAGCAACATGTTTATTACGATGTTTCATGGTGTATATGAACCGGAAAGTCATAAATTCTACTATGCCGGTGCCGGTCATGAACCAGGATTTATTTACAATGCAAAAGAAGATAAGTTTCATGATCTTATTGCTAAAGGCCTTGTTCTCGGGGTTTCTCGCACAACAACCTATCATCCGTATGAAAAGGAGATAGAAGTTGGAGATATGGTCATCCTGCTTTCAGATGGAGTGACTGAGTGCAGGACGAGTAAAGGGTTTATCGAAAGAGAAGAAATTGTTTCTCTCATTCGTAAATATATGGATCTACCCTCTCAAAAAATTGTTGAGAATGTATTTCAGGAGTTGGATCGGCTTCAAGGATTCGAGCTCAGAGATGATTTTACTTTAATTATTTTAAAAAGACTGGTTTAA
- a CDS encoding SprT family protein — protein MTDAELQKLTEEISLQFFDKPFRHRARFNKRLRTTGGRYLLRSHDIEMNPHLYKAFGMEELIGVIKHELVHYHMHIEGKGYKHGDYDFKYWLNRVGGSRFCQSIPEKRRAESYKYQYICADCMQSYKRKRRIDTKKYVCGKCRGKLKQVSLK, from the coding sequence ATGACTGACGCGGAATTACAAAAACTTACCGAAGAAATCTCCCTTCAGTTCTTCGATAAACCGTTTCGCCACAGAGCCAGATTTAATAAAAGGCTGCGAACAACAGGAGGACGATATCTTCTAAGATCTCATGACATAGAAATGAACCCGCATCTTTACAAGGCATTCGGCATGGAAGAATTGATCGGGGTTATTAAACATGAGCTCGTGCACTACCATATGCATATAGAAGGCAAGGGATATAAACATGGTGATTACGATTTTAAGTATTGGCTGAATAGAGTAGGCGGCTCTCGCTTCTGTCAGTCCATCCCTGAAAAAAGAAGAGCAGAGAGTTATAAATATCAATATATATGCGCAGACTGTATGCAGTCTTATAAAAGAAAGAGAAGAATTGATACGAAAAAGTATGTATGCGGAAAGTGCCGTGGAAAATTAAAACAGGTTTCTTTAAAATAG
- the cmpA gene encoding cortex morphogenetic protein CmpA gives MPTWFKRQLRRAYYQKDRYQIRLLNQCWFFYNKKHSSSEE, from the coding sequence ATGCCAACATGGTTTAAAAGACAGCTCCGTCGTGCTTATTACCAAAAAGATCGTTACCAAATCCGCTTACTTAATCAGTGCTGGTTCTTTTATAACAAAAAACACTCCTCCAGTGAAGAGTAA
- the sigB gene encoding RNA polymerase sigma factor SigB, translating into MSTESHQRLHSKEQVYAWIDELQQDPKNEEIQTNLVLQYQDLVHSLARKFSKGKSIHDDLVQVGMIGLLAAFRRYDKTFGRSFESFAVPTIVGEIKRFIRDKTWSVHVPRRIKELGPRIKKAVEELTTRLQRSPKIFEIAEFLEVSEEEVLETMEMGKSYQALSVDSSIEADQEGSTVTLLDLVGSNDDGFDQIDKRLLLQKAFAVLSEREREILQCTYFENLSQKETGERLDISQMHVSRLQRRALEKLKEALRVSPSEALR; encoded by the coding sequence ATGTCGACAGAATCTCACCAGCGCCTTCACAGTAAAGAACAGGTCTATGCATGGATTGATGAACTGCAGCAAGATCCTAAAAATGAAGAAATTCAAACAAATCTTGTTTTGCAGTACCAAGACTTAGTACATTCTCTTGCACGAAAGTTTTCTAAAGGGAAAAGCATCCATGACGATTTAGTTCAAGTCGGCATGATTGGTTTGCTTGCAGCTTTTAGAAGATACGACAAAACGTTTGGCAGATCTTTTGAATCATTTGCCGTTCCAACAATTGTTGGGGAAATTAAACGTTTTATTCGTGATAAAACATGGAGTGTGCATGTACCGCGTCGTATTAAAGAATTAGGTCCGAGAATCAAGAAAGCCGTTGAAGAACTAACGACTCGCTTGCAAAGATCACCTAAGATCTTTGAGATCGCTGAGTTCCTGGAAGTTTCAGAGGAAGAAGTTCTAGAGACGATGGAAATGGGTAAAAGTTATCAAGCTCTATCCGTGGATAGCTCTATTGAAGCGGATCAGGAGGGAAGTACGGTTACACTTCTCGACTTAGTGGGATCCAACGATGATGGTTTTGATCAAATCGATAAAAGGCTGCTTTTGCAGAAAGCATTTGCTGTTCTTTCTGAACGTGAACGTGAAATCTTACAGTGTACGTATTTTGAGAACCTAAGCCAAAAGGAAACGGGAGAACGTTTAGACATATCCCAGATGCATGTTTCTCGACTGCAAAGAAGAGCATTAGAAAAGTTAAAAGAAGCGTTGCGAGTATCGCCTTCGGAGGCACTTAGATGA
- the rsbW gene encoding anti-sigma B factor RsbW has product MRTASDYIEMNVPAKPDYVGVVRLTISGLANRMGFAFDEIEDIKIAVSEAVTNVVNHAYTEGDHGQVRIGCNIHDDRMEITVVDQGKSFDVESISKDLGPVDGKSVDQLHEGGLGLFLIDTLMDKVEISSEAGVVVMMTKYLHRDEVEEHVDRISPAPSQ; this is encoded by the coding sequence ATGAGAACAGCGTCCGACTATATTGAAATGAACGTTCCGGCAAAGCCGGATTATGTGGGAGTAGTCAGATTAACGATTTCTGGTCTGGCAAACCGCATGGGTTTTGCGTTTGATGAAATTGAAGATATTAAAATTGCAGTTTCAGAAGCCGTAACGAATGTTGTAAATCATGCTTACACTGAAGGAGATCATGGCCAAGTTCGCATTGGCTGCAATATACATGATGACCGTATGGAAATTACGGTTGTCGATCAAGGAAAAAGTTTCGACGTTGAATCTATCTCAAAAGATCTTGGCCCTGTAGATGGTAAATCAGTTGATCAACTGCATGAGGGAGGTTTAGGCCTCTTTCTGATAGATACACTAATGGACAAGGTAGAAATAAGCAGTGAAGCCGGTGTCGTTGTAATGATGACAAAGTATCTTCACAGAGATGAGGTGGAGGAACATGTCGACAGAATCTCACCAGCGCCTTCACAGTAA
- a CDS encoding Tex family protein, with the protein MEQELSVKGKQINQVIALLEEGNTVPFIARYRKELTGGLDEVQIKDIMDRWTYLQNLATRKEEIIRLIDEQGKLTEELTAAISKAQKLQDLEDIYRPYKQKRRTKATIAKEKGLEPLAHWLLEQNNDNPLTKAAAYINEEKEVLSAEDALTGAKDIIAEMLSDDADMRKWIREDTFSKGEIKTDGKNTENDEKKVFEMYYEYQEPIRKIVPHRVLAVNRGEKENILRVSIVTPSELILSKMERKTIKRSSSPAAVYIREAMEDAYKRLIAPSIEREIRTALTEQAEERAIHIFSENVRSLLLQAPLKGKVVLGVDPAYRTGCKLGVVDETGKVLHIQTIYPTPPRSEVEKSAAIVKKLIEQYDIEIAAIGNGTASRETEQFIAETLKDLEKSVAYVIVNEAGASVYSASSVAREEFPDLQVEERSAVSIARRLQDPLAELVKIDPKSIGVGQYQHDVSQKRLGEEISFVVETAVNQVGVNVNTASSSLLQYVSGLSKTVAQNIILKRNEVGKFKNRTELKKIPRLGAKTYEQCIGFLRVVDGNQPLDQTGIHPESYPATKALLKELGFTPADIGSEALAEKLNSLSLDQTSEKLDIGVPTLKDIIEGLTKPGRDPRDAFSGPVLKTDVLKMEDLSQGMELQGTVRNVVDFGAFVDIGVKQDGLVHISKLTNRFIKNPMDVVSVGQVVTVWVDSVDVAKQRIALTMIAPK; encoded by the coding sequence ATGGAACAAGAATTAAGTGTAAAGGGCAAACAAATTAATCAAGTTATTGCTCTTTTAGAAGAAGGAAATACAGTTCCATTCATCGCACGTTACCGAAAAGAATTAACAGGCGGTCTGGATGAAGTACAGATTAAAGACATCATGGATCGATGGACGTATTTGCAAAACTTAGCGACTCGAAAAGAAGAAATTATTCGTCTTATCGATGAACAAGGAAAACTTACTGAAGAATTAACAGCTGCCATTTCGAAAGCTCAAAAGCTTCAGGATCTAGAAGATATTTACCGTCCTTATAAACAAAAAAGAAGAACTAAGGCAACGATAGCCAAAGAAAAAGGACTGGAACCACTAGCGCATTGGCTGTTGGAACAAAACAATGATAATCCACTAACAAAAGCTGCAGCATACATAAACGAAGAAAAAGAAGTGCTTTCAGCTGAGGATGCTTTAACAGGTGCAAAAGATATCATTGCTGAAATGCTGTCTGATGATGCAGATATGCGAAAATGGATCCGCGAAGATACATTTTCAAAAGGTGAAATCAAAACGGACGGTAAAAATACCGAAAATGATGAGAAAAAAGTATTTGAAATGTACTACGAATACCAAGAACCGATTCGAAAAATCGTTCCACATCGAGTTTTGGCGGTTAACCGAGGCGAGAAAGAAAATATTTTGAGAGTAAGTATCGTAACTCCATCAGAATTGATTCTTTCTAAGATGGAGAGAAAAACAATCAAGCGTTCCAGTTCGCCAGCTGCAGTTTATATCCGTGAAGCGATGGAAGACGCATATAAGCGGTTGATTGCTCCTTCCATTGAACGTGAAATCCGGACCGCGCTTACTGAACAAGCTGAGGAACGCGCGATTCATATTTTTTCTGAAAATGTGAGAAGCCTTTTGCTGCAAGCTCCGCTGAAGGGGAAGGTAGTTCTTGGCGTCGATCCTGCATATCGAACAGGATGCAAACTAGGTGTAGTAGATGAAACGGGAAAAGTCCTGCACATTCAAACCATTTATCCTACACCGCCGCGGTCAGAGGTTGAAAAATCTGCTGCCATTGTGAAAAAGTTGATCGAACAATACGATATTGAAATTGCTGCGATTGGAAATGGTACAGCATCACGTGAAACAGAACAGTTTATTGCTGAAACACTTAAAGACCTAGAGAAGTCAGTGGCCTACGTAATTGTAAACGAAGCGGGTGCGAGTGTTTATTCGGCATCAAGTGTAGCGCGTGAAGAATTCCCTGACCTTCAAGTTGAGGAAAGAAGCGCTGTATCTATTGCACGAAGACTTCAAGATCCGTTAGCTGAACTTGTAAAGATCGACCCTAAGTCAATTGGGGTTGGTCAGTATCAGCATGATGTTTCCCAAAAAAGACTAGGGGAAGAAATCTCATTTGTGGTTGAGACTGCCGTTAACCAAGTAGGTGTTAACGTAAACACAGCATCTTCTTCATTGCTTCAATATGTTTCAGGTTTGTCCAAAACAGTCGCACAGAACATTATCTTAAAACGGAATGAAGTCGGGAAATTCAAAAACAGAACAGAACTTAAGAAGATTCCGCGTCTCGGTGCGAAAACGTATGAGCAATGTATTGGGTTTCTGCGAGTGGTTGATGGGAATCAGCCGCTTGATCAAACGGGCATACACCCAGAAAGCTATCCAGCGACTAAAGCATTATTAAAGGAACTTGGTTTTACCCCGGCTGATATTGGATCAGAGGCTCTGGCGGAAAAATTAAATTCCCTATCACTAGATCAGACATCTGAAAAACTGGATATTGGAGTACCAACTTTAAAAGATATTATCGAAGGTCTCACTAAACCAGGAAGAGATCCACGTGATGCTTTTTCGGGACCAGTGCTTAAAACAGATGTTCTTAAGATGGAAGACTTATCACAAGGGATGGAACTGCAAGGTACCGTTCGTAACGTCGTTGATTTTGGAGCGTTTGTAGATATCGGTGTTAAACAAGATGGGCTTGTGCACATCTCTAAGTTAACCAATCGTTTTATTAAGAACCCAATGGATGTTGTAAGTGTAGGACAAGTTGTAACCGTATGGGTAGATTCTGTAGATGTAGCTAAACAACGAATCGCCTTAACGATGATTGCTCCTAAATAA
- a CDS encoding PP2C family serine/threonine-protein phosphatase has product MIEHYQFSRASVSSYQKPKKGNDLCGDSFYVKETEDYLICAVADGLGSGKMAKEASGAATDIIDQHHHESVEQLMHLCNEGLRHTRGAVIAIVKVDYKNHTATYSGVGNIRFMISAERQRAIHPLTKAGFLVGKPERFKVQDFKFEKELTLMLYSDGMDIHTQSRSLLTKMISPKESVIFISGLPQDINDDATCIVGQINIS; this is encoded by the coding sequence ATGATCGAACACTATCAATTTAGCAGAGCATCTGTTTCCTCTTATCAGAAACCTAAAAAGGGAAATGATCTTTGCGGAGATAGTTTTTACGTGAAAGAAACGGAAGATTATTTGATTTGCGCCGTTGCAGATGGTTTAGGGAGCGGCAAAATGGCGAAAGAGGCTTCAGGAGCTGCTACTGACATTATTGATCAGCATCATCATGAATCAGTGGAACAGCTGATGCATCTTTGCAATGAGGGGTTAAGACATACTCGTGGTGCTGTAATCGCAATTGTTAAAGTCGATTATAAAAATCACACAGCCACTTATTCAGGTGTAGGTAACATCCGTTTTATGATCTCTGCTGAAAGACAAAGAGCCATACACCCTTTAACGAAAGCGGGTTTTCTTGTAGGAAAGCCTGAACGATTTAAAGTACAGGACTTCAAGTTTGAAAAAGAGTTAACGTTAATGCTTTATTCCGATGGTATGGATATTCATACTCAAAGCCGTTCACTGTTAACGAAAATGATCTCGCCGAAAGAGTCCGTCATTTTTATAAGTGGATTGCCTCAGGATATTAACGATGATGCTACATGCATCGTAGGACAAATAAATATTAGTTAG
- a CDS encoding STAS domain-containing protein, which produces MNLQINQGQINETYELKLTGEVDAYTAPKLKEVMLPLTEKEGNVVIVDLSGIEYMDSTGLGIFVGALKSSKANNSFLKLRGMTERVKRIFEITGLTEVMDIESGVKGEAL; this is translated from the coding sequence ATGAATTTACAAATTAATCAAGGCCAAATAAATGAAACATATGAATTAAAACTTACCGGGGAAGTAGACGCATATACGGCTCCGAAACTTAAAGAAGTTATGCTTCCGTTAACCGAAAAAGAAGGAAACGTCGTAATCGTAGACCTTTCTGGTATCGAATATATGGACAGCACAGGATTGGGTATTTTTGTAGGAGCTTTAAAGTCTTCTAAAGCCAACAATAGCTTTTTAAAGCTTAGAGGCATGACTGAACGTGTAAAACGCATCTTTGAAATTACTGGTTTAACTGAGGTAATGGACATCGAAAGCGGAGTAAAGGGGGAGGCGCTATGA